A genomic stretch from Pristiophorus japonicus isolate sPriJap1 chromosome 6, sPriJap1.hap1, whole genome shotgun sequence includes:
- the fundc2 gene encoding FUN14 domain-containing protein 2: MAEAREQGKDNQFEVLDLAEYAKRQRWWNRFFGRNSGPIAEKYTVATQLMIGGASGWCAGFLFQKVGKLAATAVGGGFFMLQIANHTGYITVDWKRVERDVNKAKKQLKLGKNKVAPEVHGMFDEVTVFVKKNIVLTGGFVGGFLIGLAS; the protein is encoded by the exons ATGGCGGAGGCGAGAG AACAGGGCAAGGATAATCAGTTTGAGGTGTTGGATTTGGCTGAATATGCCAAACGACAAAGATGGTGGAACCGATTCTTTGGAAGAAACTCTGGGCCAATTGCTGAGAAATATACAGTAGCAACACAGCTGATGATTGGAGGAGCCAGTGGTTG GTGTGCTGGTTTCCTGTTTCAGAAGGTTGGAAAATTAGCTGCAACAGCAGTTGGCGGAGGCTTCTTCATGCTCCAG ATTGCCAATCACACAGGGTACATCACTGTTGACTGGAAGCGAGTGGAAAGAGATGTGAACAAGGCAAAGAAACAATTGAAACTTGGCAAGAATAAGGTCGCTCCAGAAGTGCATGGCATGTTTGATGAG GTGACTGTGTTTGTGAAGAAGAACATCGTCCTCACAGGGGGTTTTGTTGGCGGCTTCCTAATTGGACTTGCATCGTGA